Proteins from a single region of Agrobacterium vaccinii:
- a CDS encoding glutathione S-transferase family protein — protein MKLYHFPLSGHAHRARLFLSLLNVKAEIIDLDLANGEHKTPEFLKLNPFGQVPVLVDGDVVVNDSNAILVYVATKLGRKDWMPDDLASVAKIQKWLSVAAGEISYGPCAARLITVFGADFRADEVIARAHRILGLINAELENHRFIIGNTPTIADVALYSYIAGAPEGNVDLTPYPEVRHWLARIEALPGFVALPKTAIGLAV, from the coding sequence ATGAAACTCTATCACTTTCCGCTTTCGGGCCATGCGCATCGTGCTCGTCTTTTCCTATCTTTGCTGAACGTGAAGGCTGAGATCATCGACCTCGATCTGGCGAACGGCGAGCACAAGACGCCCGAATTCCTGAAGCTCAACCCGTTCGGCCAAGTGCCGGTGCTCGTCGATGGGGATGTTGTCGTCAATGATTCCAATGCGATCCTTGTCTATGTTGCCACGAAGCTTGGCCGCAAGGACTGGATGCCCGACGATCTCGCCTCTGTCGCGAAGATACAGAAATGGCTTTCCGTTGCCGCCGGAGAAATTTCGTATGGTCCGTGCGCGGCCCGCCTGATCACGGTATTCGGAGCAGACTTCCGCGCCGACGAAGTGATTGCCCGCGCTCACCGGATTCTCGGCCTCATCAATGCCGAACTCGAAAATCACCGTTTCATCATCGGCAACACACCGACCATCGCGGATGTCGCGCTCTACAGCTACATCGCGGGCGCGCCGGAGGGCAATGTCGATCTGACACCGTACCCGGAGGTCCGTCACTGGTTGGCGCGGATCGAAGCTTTGCCCGGTTTCGTCGCTCTTCCGAAAACGGCCATCGGCCTCGCAGTCTGA